The following are encoded together in the Lathyrus oleraceus cultivar Zhongwan6 chromosome 3, CAAS_Psat_ZW6_1.0, whole genome shotgun sequence genome:
- the LOC127127979 gene encoding uncharacterized protein LOC127127979 — translation MKVFHVLPLILLLLLWGCEVQGRLVSIPTKPDRKDAAATARWLVSQNFWGVLSTISIDLDGAPFAKVVSYSDGVPNQGSGIPYFYLTTLDPTARNAFKDERASFTVSEYPLGTCGKVDPMNPTCSRITLTGKLKLVDEKSEEAEFGRNALFSKHSEMIDWPEDHNFKVYKLEIENIFLINWFGGPKPLTVEEYFNHKMNNRLRSLMD, via the exons ATGAAGGTTTTTCATGTTCTCCctttgattttgttgttgttgttatggGGTTGCGAAGTGCAAGGGAGATTGGTCTCAATCCCAACAAAACCTGACCGAAAGGATGCAGCTGCAACTGCTCGTTGGTTGGTCTCTCAGAACTTCTGGGGTGTCTTAAG TACTATCTCAATTGATTTGGATGGAGCACCCTTTGC CAAAGTGGTATCATATAGTGATGGAGTACCAAACCAAGGCAGTGGCATCCCATACTTCTACTTAACAACTCTTGATCCAACAGCAAGAAATGCATTCAAAGATGAAAGAGCTTCCTTCACAGTCAGTGAGTACCCTCTCGGAACTTGCGGCAAGGTCGACCCGATGAATCCTACATGTTCAAGAATTACTCTTACAGGGAAG CTGAAATTGGTTGATGAAAAGTCAGAGGAAGCCGAATTTGGCAGAAATGCCTTGTTTTCCAAGCATTCAGAAATGATTG ACTGGCCAGAGGATCACAACTTCAAAGTTTACAAACTGGAaattgaaaatatatttttaattaattgGTTTGGTGGTCCAAAACCTCTAACAGTGGAAGAGTACTTCAATCATAAAAT GAACAATCGTCTTCGTTCTCTCATGGATTGA